tcacttattaataaaagaagattggacgtaggcccttagagtgttggccgaaccaattcaaaaatatcgtgttgatctctcgttacttttatttccgctgcatttTCATTACTCGATTGTTAATCCACGTTTTATTTAACAACAGTCGCTGATACTGTTGCTTTTGGTCAGTAGCCTTCTCTTATGAGCTAAGACATACAAGCAACAGTCAGATCAACCGTTGCCTTACTGCAATCTTCTTAAACATCGTGATACACTCTTAATGAATCAATATTACTTGATGTATCCTTTTGTTCTTCACATTATCAATCAActtgctttaattcaataaagattaagttgaaatttttaaaatagtacctaattcaccccctccccctcttaggtacttgaatcctaaactcttcaatCTTGTTACCTTAAACTGTAAAATCAACCGTAAAATCATTCGTAGGTTATTCCAGAAAACCAATCATGCAATAAGGAGGATGGATGCACTGTCAGTGACATACTACAAAAACGCATATGGCCGATCGATGATGAACATGGAGCTTCGTTGGTAAAGGGAGGATGGCCatgatactttttttttttaattttttaatttattcTAAAATACAATATTAGACTATAAAACTATTATAgtcaaataaaatattaaaataattgGGATATGACCTGAAACCCAAATCGACCCGACCCGACCGAAACCTTCACCGAACATAACCTATTATAAATTCTAATACTACGCACTCAAATCTCCTAACCCTAAATACCCTGCCGTTCCTCATCGATCCCCAAATAAAAGCTCAGACATTCAACAAATCCAATGTTGAGCGAAGCCGTTTCGGTCGCTAAGGGACACCATCGTAGGTGGAGCTCGCTTCCGAACGACATCTTCGCCGACATAATCTCCCGTGTCGGCTTTACTCATAAAGCCGTCATTACTGTATCCAATACTAGTTTTATCATTAAACATACAGCCGATGCAACCGACCGATGGTTCATTCCACCCTATGATCTATACGAGTTTTGGACCACCCTCGATAACCTCTTTACCGTGTTCATTCCACCCTTTATCGACACTTTCATTCTCGATCTTCACCCTGCTCACTATGACGAGCCTCGTTGCTGGCCTATCATGAATAGATGGGCTCGTCAACTACGTGATTGCAACATCCAACACTTCACGACTAAAGGTTTGCGTCGCCATCGCTCCGATGATCAGGTGTATCCACCAAATTTTTTACGAATGCATTCGTTGGTATCACTCAAGTTGAATTTGTGTGATAACAGGATTGAATCGAGTGTTCCTCCCATTATTCTACTACCAAACCTCAAGAAACTAAAGCTAGATTGGATTAATTATGGATTTTTGAAACGGTTATTAAGTAATTGCCCATCACTCGAAGACTTGTCGGTGTCCGTGTCCGTTGATAGGATTGAGGAGCGTTTGGTATCACTTACAAGCAAGAAATTAAAGCGATTACTTATAGCGCTAGAAGGGTTTTTGATCAATGATTTTATCATTGATGCTCCAATGTTGGAGAAATTGGATTATTATTCGTTTTCCATATTCTCAATGCGGATGTTAGATTCAATTTCGGACGTAAAGTCTCTTAAAGTCGAAGTCAGTGCAAGTTCGAGGAGGATCGAACTTGGTTCGAAGACGACAATGATATTCCCTAATTTAAGTCATCTAAACTTA
The Silene latifolia isolate original U9 population chromosome 11, ASM4854445v1, whole genome shotgun sequence genome window above contains:
- the LOC141612935 gene encoding FBD-associated F-box protein At4g10400-like, giving the protein MLSEAVSVAKGHHRRWSSLPNDIFADIISRVGFTHKAVITVSNTSFIIKHTADATDRWFIPPYDLYEFWTTLDNLFTVFIPPFIDTFILDLHPAHYDEPRCWPIMNRWARQLRDCNIQHFTTKGLRRHRSDDQVYPPNFLRMHSLVSLKLNLCDNRIESSVPPIILLPNLKKLKLDWINYGFLKRLLSNCPSLEDLSVSVSVDRIEERLVSLTSKKLKRLLIALEGFLINDFIIDAPMLEKLDYYSFSIFSMRMLDSISDVKSLKVEVSASSRRIELGSKTTMIFPNLSHLNLVIYSPEVFKAIGLMLHCPKLEVFELRLDKIYYYRIRKMVWNKEAVFVPVEHVKHIKLYPSTGLDCIGKELLDLVRFLLRSAKVLKKLTINAYDPHSFYLAKPYFYQALFECAKATSRCQIELLGVDKQP